A region from the Aphis gossypii isolate Hap1 chromosome 1, ASM2018417v2, whole genome shotgun sequence genome encodes:
- the LOC114131913 gene encoding uncharacterized protein LOC114131913 has translation MERNDEKEPCSTNILNKEISNQNKDFKDNQEVIVKKIKKQNIYVDDEEDDIDIDDENQIMPANMCLLAENTLCDKKEDEWVIDEDSDHSIDEDLSISSSKVSKEDKKTNSKTPDLDTQKIKNSTFGSKINEPISNVKETKDESYLSSAQLLKQVQHLTNSTLNDLYRPSCSTSLPGPSCSTNIPKPSCSTNLPGPSCSTSIPGPSSSTSTPGPSHDFSSDKLPSLFYGDSNDTVSIMERELQVRLLSNFYDKLFLNEQDNTELNQDIKISNLEDCDYSNHYLSENTSFKNTDEKPKTENTECFVEDPDIVNPDIMYNIDLNEYYNQLDALALKVIKTPDDPTGLVEYKRLPPFPQIEQTRRQFTAEERFKFANGIQEWEYQIDRDDWNKIMVKRAVVFTAHAGFSIANEESLYVLADVAIDYVKKLAVIMKKHFDIQLDSPHPESIDPIDNSLQEIGVKGGVKELIEHYENDVFGRRNKLVKKCQHLKKLIDRQIVNIIKTQNVTSDNIEEYSTNEIEENFLSKEMDITEEVKTEIEAGIEEVIIETQLPIDENNIFTDTEIEHIDSLYVDNTDIEVKMDTGKKNIENIKIGAFDIKDRKINNSRSSGPTKVIEFDLLKPLDIQYEHVDAKEILTDLEYSFDLESFPNSPESKENLGTSKKEEEPPKMMKPFVPIEDGQYIGYKQLVNQFDEDFDNDSASLTDDNVQTIYVHTISDTDEPISMNDDNADNSADNTVQVIPVVNENDDSDSNIDYDIVSVHSFL, from the exons ATGGAACGCAATGATGAAAAAGAACCATGCTCTACAAACATACTTAATAAAGAAATCTCAAATCagaataaagattttaaagataatCAAGAagtcatagtaaaaaaaataaaaaaacaaaatatttacgttGATGATGAAGAAGATGATATTGATATTGATGATGAAAATCAGATTATGCCTGCTAATATGTGTTTATTGGCAGAAAATACATTGTGTGATAAGAAAGAAGATGAATGGGTAATTGATGAAGATAGTGATCACTCTATCGATGAAGATTTAAGTATTTCATCTTCTAAGGTATCTAAGGAAGATAAGAAAACTAATTCAAAAACACCAGACTTggatacacaaaaaataaaaaactctaCCTTTGgttctaaaattaatgaacCAATTTCTAATGTGAAAGAAACTAAAGATGAATCATATTTATCATCTGCACAATTGCTTAAACAAGTACAACATTTAACTAACTCAACTTTAAACGACTTATATCGCCCATCATGTTCAACTAGTTTACCTGGTCCATCATGTTCTACCAACATACCTAAACCATCATGTTCAACTAACTTACCTGGTCCATCATGTTCTACCAGTATACCTGGTCCATCAAGTTCAACCAGCACACCTGGCCCATCTCATGATTTTTCTTCTGATAAATTACCTAGTTTATTTTACGGAGACTCAAATGATACTGTTTCGATTATGGAAAGAGAACTACAAGTACGccttttatctaatttttacgataaattatttttaaatgaacaagATAATACTGAACTAAatcaagatattaaaatatcaaatttagaaGATTGTGACTAttctaatcattatttatcagaAAACACAAGTTTCAAAAATACTGatgaaaaaccaaaaacagaaaatacTGAATGTTTTGTAGAAGATCCAGATATTGTTAACCCtgatataatgtacaatattgatcttaatgaatattataatcagttgGATGCTTTagctttaaaagttattaaaacgcCTGATGACCCTACAGGATTAGTTGAATACAAACGATTGCCTCCTTTTCCTCAAATTGAACAAACACGGAGACAGTTCACAGCGGAGGAACGTTTTAAATTTGCTAATGGTATTCAAGAATGGGAATATCAAATTGATCGTGATGActggaataaaataatggtaaaaCGAGCTGTAGTTTTCACAGCCCATGCTGGATTTAGTATAGCAAACGAAGAGAGCTTATATGTTTTAGCAGATGTAGCTATTgactatgttaaaaaattagctgttataatgaaaaaacattttgatattcAATTAGATAGCCCACATCCAGAGAGTATTGATCCAATTGATAATAGTCTTCAAGag ATTGGTGTAAAAGGTGGTGTAAAAGAACTAATTGAACATTATGAAAATGATGTTTTTGGTAGACGTAACAAGCTTGTAAAGAAATGTCAACATTTGAAAAAGCTTATTGATCGTCAAATTGTCAACAtaattaaaactcaaaatGTCACTTCAGATAATATAGAAGAATATTCAACTAATGAAATAGAAGAAAATTTTCTATCAAAAGAAATGGACATAACAGAAGAAGTAAAAACTGAAATTGAGGCGGGAATTGAAGAAGTTATAATTGAAACTCAACTTCCtatagatgaaaataatatatttacagataCTGAAATTGAGCATATAGATTCTCTCTACGTTGACAATACAGATATTGAAGTAAAGATGGATACTGGTAAAAAGaatatcgaaaatattaaaatcggtGCATTTGACATTAaagatagaaaaataaacaattcaagATCTTCTGGCCCTACTAAAGTAATAGAATTTGATCTTTTAAAACCATTAGATATACAATACGAGCATGTTGATGCAAAGGAAATACTTACTGATTTAGAATACTCTTTTGATTTAGAGAGTTTTCCTAACTCTCCAGAATCTAAAGAAAACCTTGGAACTTCAAAAAAGGAAGAAGAACCACCAAAAATGATGAAGCCATTTGTACCTATTGAAGATGGTCAATATATAGGGTATAAGCAATTAGTGAATCAATTTGATGAAGATTTTGATAATGATTCGGCTTCGCTCACAGACGACAATGTCCAAACAATATATGTCCATACAATATCTGATACTGATGAACCAATTTCTATGAATGATGATAATGCTGATAATTCTGCAGACAATACTGTTCAAGTTATTCCCGTGGTTAATGAAAATGATGATTCTGATTCGAACATTGATTATGATATAGTCTCTGTACATTCTTTtctttaa
- the LOC114131924 gene encoding ninjurin-B-like, with translation MTDVINATDTSLEMDDGGNNENSRRSATRLLTRSFSKISNATYDTKKNMAQGMMDIALLTANANQLRYILEFRGENSTNFVLLLVLIACSLILQVFVGTILIFKGRMACISSSMSNEVTKMDTIKLNNYVVLGVFLITVINIFIAAFTVAPT, from the exons atgaCGGACGTGATTAATGCAACAGACACAAGTCTGGAGATGGACGATGGCGGCAATAACGAAAATAGTAGACGTTCTGCCACTCGTCTGTTGACCAGGTCGTTCAGTAAGATCAGCAACGCCACGTATGACACCAAGAAGAACATGGCACAGGGCATGATGGACATCGCGCTGCTCACAGCCAATGCTAATCAACTCCGCTATATATTGGAGTTCCGCGGGGAAAATTCTACAAATTTCGTTCTACTATTGGTGTTGATCGCATGCAGCCTCATATTACAA GTGTTTGTTGGAACTATTCTCATATTCAAAGGTCGCATGGCTTGCATCAGTAGTAGCATGTCTAACGAAGTTACCAAGATGGATACCatcaaattaaacaattacgtAGTCCTTGGAGTGTTTCTTATAACTGTCATCAACATATTCATCGCAGCATTTACAGTAGCGCCGACTTAA
- the LOC114131895 gene encoding ninjurin-1-like isoform X2, with translation MSVGDLNFTTAKPLDVNRYATKKTIAQGMLDIALLTANANQLKYILQVGEKHEFYKPLLVLIATSIFLQVFMGMIFLSLNLLRDCRFHLIEYKTSSLFINQVPVVCTFMVFTINIIIGAFDSGLASIVPTSTFNAPAVPPINSN, from the exons atgtcagTTGGCGACTTGAATTTTACGACG gcaAAGCCGTTAGACGTCAACAGGTATGCGACCAAAAAGACCATTGCTCAGGGGATGTTGGATATTGCTTTGTTGACGGCCAACGCAAACCAATTGAAATACATTCTCCAAGTGGGCGAAAAACACGAATTTTACAAACCTCTGTTGGTATTGATTGCTAcatctatatttttacaa GTGTTCATGGGAATGATATTTCTATCACTAAACCTGCTTCGGGACTGTCGTTTTCATTTGATCGAGTATAAGACGTCATCGCTGTTCATCAACCAAGTGCCGGTCGTGTGTACGTTTATGGTGTTCacaatcaacataataataggaGCTTTCGATTCCGGACTAGCCAGCATCGTACCTACATCAACATTCAACGCTCCGGCCGTCCCGCCCATCAATTCCAATTga